One part of the Nymphaea colorata isolate Beijing-Zhang1983 chromosome 8, ASM883128v2, whole genome shotgun sequence genome encodes these proteins:
- the LOC116258391 gene encoding U-box domain-containing protein 21-like, which translates to MPAALEGSEIVIPAGFRCPISLDLMKDPVILSTGITYDRQSIETWLEGGSFTCPVTKQLLQSADLIPNHALRRMIQSWCVENRDAGIERIPTPRIPVTRSQVAEILSQIESASRRGSPGSCVAVADRIRLLAKESDRSRRCVAGAGAGAALAAAFAAVCDRFADSEKESAPAAAAEAILAAMNAVATIDSEAWSHVWTRSCMRRLAWLISGGSLEGVGNAVWALREVLRDDEKILEGDNRKILESTPGLVEGLVRVVREPICPATTKASLEAIVEMASASDRMVCRVAEAGLVPVLLEILPGCERGMCEKALAALDLACSRREGREQAYGHALAVPVLVKKMLRVSSMATDLAMSVLWRLSKGANGEAVVLEALSVGLFQKLLVLLQVGCDDGAKEKAKDLLKMSNKYKDRLECVDSGDFKNIKRPA; encoded by the coding sequence ATGCCTGCGGCATTAGAGGGCTCGGAGATCGTGATACCGGCCGGATTCCGTTGCCCGATCTCGCTGGACCTCATGAAGGACCCTGTGATTCTCTCTACCGGGATTACCTACGATAGGCAGAGCATTGAGACTTGGCTCGAAGGCGGAAGCTTCACCTGTCCCGTCACGAAACAGCTGTTGCAGAGCGCCGACCTCATTCCGAACCATGCACTCCGGCGGATGATCCAAAGCTGGTGCGTCGAGAACAGGGACGCAGGTATCGAGCGTATCCCGACGCCACGAATTCCAGTGACCCGCTCGCAGGTGGCCGAGATCCTCTCTCAGATCGAGTCCGCGAGCCGAAGGGGCAGCCCGGGGTCGTGCGTGGCCGTCGCGGACAGGATCCGGCTACTGGCAAAGGAGAGCGACCGGAGCCGGCGGTGCGTTGCCGGAGCCGGGGCGGGGGCAGCGCTCGCGGCGGCGTTTGCAGCCGTTTGCGACCGGTTCGCTGACTCCGAGAAGGAGTCCGCACCGGCTGCCGCTGCGGAGGCGATTCTCGCGGCCATGAACGCGGTAGCGACGATCGACTCGGAGGCGTGGTCTCATGTGTGGACACGATCGTGCATGCGCCGGCTGGCCTGGTTGATCTCCGGAGGAAGCTTGGAAGGGGTGGGGAACGCGGTCTGGGCGCTGAGAGAGGTTCTGAGAGACGACGAAAAGATTCTGGAGGGTGACAACCGGAAGATTCTGGAATCGACGCCGGGGCTGGTGGAAGGACTCGTGAGAGTCGTCCGAGAGCCGATCTGCCCGGCCACGACGAAGGCGTCGCTGGAGGCGATAGTCGAAATGGCGTCCGCGAGCGATCGTATGGTGTGCCGGGTCGCGGAAGCGGGTCTGGTGCCAGTGCTCCTGGAGATCCTACCCGGCTGCGAGAGGGGCATGTGCGAGAAGGCACTGGCCGCGCTCGACCTCGCGTGCAGCAGGCGCGAAGGGAGGGAGCAGGCGTACGGCCACGCGCTGGCAGTGCCTGTGCTGGTGAAGAAGATGCTGAGGGTGTCGAGCATGGCCACAGACCTGGCGATGTCGGTGTTGTGGAGGCTGTCCAAGGGGGCGAACGGCGAGGCTGTGGTGCTGGAAGCGTTGTCAGTGGGGCTGTTCCAGAAGCTGCTGGTGCTGCTGCAGGTGGGGTGCGATGATGGTGCCAAGGAAAAGGCCAAGGACCTGCTGAAGATGTCGAACAAGTACAAGGACAGGTTAGAGTGCGTGGACTCGGGCGACTTCAAGAACATCAAGCGGCCGGCTTGA